A region from the Triticum aestivum cultivar Chinese Spring chromosome 3D, IWGSC CS RefSeq v2.1, whole genome shotgun sequence genome encodes:
- the LOC123077581 gene encoding UDP-glycosyltransferase 73D1 isoform X1: MTFTGSGDGQSGSARAHFVLVPMLAQGHTIPMTDMARLLAEHGAQVSFITTPVNASRLAGFAADVEAAGLAVRLVELHFPSAKFGLPDGCENLDMIQSTDLLSNFMDAIAALQEPLKAYLHEQQRSPPSCIISDLIHWWTGDIARELGIPRLTFSGFCGFSSLIRYITYHNNVFQNVKDENELITITGFPTPLELTKAKCPGNFCIPGMEQIRKKFLEEELKSDGEVINSFQELETLYIESFEQTTKKKIWAVGPMCLCHRDNNTMAARGNKASMDEAQCLQWLDSMKPGSVVFVSFGSLACTTPQQLVELGLGLETSRKPFIWVIKAGAKLPEVEEWLADEFEERVKNRGMVIRGWAPQLMILQHQAVGGFMTHCGWNSTIEGICAGVPMITWPHFGEQFLNEKLLVDVLKIGMEVGVKGVTQWGSENQEVMVTRDEVQKAVNTLMDEGAAAEEMRVRAKDCAIKARRAFDEGGSSNDNIRLLIQEMEIKTNACGSVVDTDGNKLSFLV, translated from the exons ATGACCTTCACCGGCAGCGGCGATGGCCAGAGCGGCTCCGCGAGGGCGCACTTTGTGTTGGTACCGATGTTGGCGCAGGGGCACACAATCCCCATGACCGACATGGCACGCCTGCTGGCAGAGCACGGCGCACAGGTTAGCTTCATCACCACACCAGTGAATGCCTCCAGGTTGGCAGGCTTTGCAGCCGATGTGGAGGCGGCGGGCCTGGCAGTACGGCTCGTGGAGCTCCATTTCCCGAGCGCCAAGTTTGGCCTACCGGACGGGTGCGAGAACCTGGACATGATCCAATCCACGGATCTGCTCTCCAACTTCATGGATGCCATCGCTGCGCTTCAGGAGCCGCTCAAGGCATACCTCCATGAGCAGCAGCGCTCGCCTCCGAGCTGCATCATATCTGACCTGATTCACTGGTGGACTGGTGACATCGCAAGGGAGCTTGGTATCCCAAGGCTGACCTTTAGTGGCTTTTGTGGCTTCTCGTCCCTCATCAG GTACATCACTTATCACAACAATGTATTTCAAAATGTCAAAGACGAAAATGAGCTCATCACAATCACAGGGTTCCCTACGCCACTAGAGCTGACAAAGGCTAAATGCCCTGGAAATTTTTGTATTCCTGGTATGGAGCAAATCCGTAAGAAGTTCCTTGAAGAGGAGCTGAAAAGTGATGGTGAGGTAATTAACAGCTTCCAGGAGCTGGAGACATTGTACATTGAATCCTTtgagcagacgacaaagaagaagaTCTGGGCGGTCGGACCAATGTGCCTCTGCCACCGAGACAACAACACTATGGCCGCAAGAGGAAACAAGGCGTCAATGGATGAAGCACAGTGCTTGCAATGGCTTGATTCAATGAAGCCAGGCTCAGTGGTCTTTGTCAGCTTTGGCAGCCTCGCTTGCACTACACCTCAACAGCTTGTTGAGTTGGGACTGGGACTTGAAACCTCCAGGAAACCGTTTATTTGGGTGATCAAAGCAGGAGCTAAGCTTCCAGAAGTTGAGGAATGGCTGGCAGACGAGTTCGAGGAGCGTGTCAAAAATAGAGGCATGGTCATAAGGGGTTGGGCACCACAGCTCATGATCCTGCAGCACCAAGCCGTTGGAGGATTCATGacgcactgcgggtggaactcAACAATAGAGGGCATCTGTGCAGGTGTGCCCATGATCACATGGCCACACTTTGGGGAGCAGTTTTTGAATGAGAAGCTGCTGGTGGATGTGCTGAAAATCGGGATGGAGGTTGGAGTGAAAGGAGTTACACAGTGGGGAAGTGAAAACCAGGAGGTTATGGTTACAAGAGATGAGGTGCAGAAAGCTGTGAACACCCTGATGGATGAGGGGGCGGCTGCAGAAGAGATGAGGGTGAGAGCAAAAGACTGCGCCATTAAGGCAAGGAGGGCTTTCGATGAGGGAGGTTCTTCGAATGACAACATAAGGCTATTAATTCAAGAAATGGAAATCAAGACGAATGCATGTGGTTCAGTGGTTGATACAGATGGTAATAAGCTCTCTTTTTTGGTGTAA
- the LOC123077581 gene encoding UDP-glycosyltransferase 1 isoform X2, translating into MTLSRSGDGQSGSARAHFVLVPMMAQGHTIPMTDMARLLAEHGAQVSFITTPVNAARLEGFAADVKAAGLAVQLVELHFPSVEFGLPDGCENLDMIQSKNLFLNFMKACAALHEPLMAYLREQQHSPPSCIISDMAHWWTGDIARELGIPRLTFSGFCGFSSLVRYITYHNNVFQNVKDENELITITGFPTPLELTKAKCPGNFCIPGMEQIRKKFLEEELKSDGEVINSFQELETLYIESFEQTTKKKIWAVGPMCLCHRDNNTMAARGNKASMDEAQCLQWLDSMKPGSVVFVSFGSLACTTPQQLVELGLGLETSRKPFIWVIKAGAKLPEVEEWLADEFEERVKNRGMVIRGWAPQLMILQHQAVGGFMTHCGWNSTIEGICAGVPMITWPHFGEQFLNEKLLVDVLKIGMEVGVKGVTQWGSENQEVMVTRDEVQKAVNTLMDEGAAAEEMRVRAKDCAIKARRAFDEGGSSNDNIRLLIQEMEIKTNACGSVVDTDGNKLSFLV; encoded by the exons ATGACCCTCTCCCGCAGCGGCGATGGCCAGAGTGGCTCCGCGAGGGCGCACTTCGTGCTGGTACCGATGATGGCTCAGGGCCATACCATCCCCATGACCGACATGGCACGCCTGCTGGCAGAGCATGGCGCGCAGGTCAGCTTCATCACCACGCCGGTCAACGCCGCTAGGTTGGAGGGCTTCGCCGCTGACGTGAAGGCGGCAGGCCTGGCGGTTCAGCTCGTGGAGCTCCACTTCCCGAGTGTAGAGTTCGGCCTACCAGATGGGTGCGAGAACCTCGACATGATCCAATCAAAGAATTTGTTCTTGAACTTCATGAAGGCCTGTGCCGCGCTGCATGAGCCGCTCATGGCGTACCTCCGTGAGCAGCAGCACTCGCCTCCTAGCTGCATCATATCTGACATGGCGCACTGGTGGACCGGTGACATCGCAAGGGAGCTCGGCATCCCGAGGCTCACCTTTAGTGGCTTTTGTGGCTTCTCGTCCCTTGTCAG GTACATCACTTATCACAACAATGTATTTCAAAATGTCAAAGACGAAAATGAGCTCATCACAATCACAGGGTTCCCTACGCCACTAGAGCTGACAAAGGCTAAATGCCCTGGAAATTTTTGTATTCCTGGTATGGAGCAAATCCGTAAGAAGTTCCTTGAAGAGGAGCTGAAAAGTGATGGTGAGGTAATTAACAGCTTCCAGGAGCTGGAGACATTGTACATTGAATCCTTtgagcagacgacaaagaagaagaTCTGGGCGGTCGGACCAATGTGCCTCTGCCACCGAGACAACAACACTATGGCCGCAAGAGGAAACAAGGCGTCAATGGATGAAGCACAGTGCTTGCAATGGCTTGATTCAATGAAGCCAGGCTCAGTGGTCTTTGTCAGCTTTGGCAGCCTCGCTTGCACTACACCTCAACAGCTTGTTGAGTTGGGACTGGGACTTGAAACCTCCAGGAAACCGTTTATTTGGGTGATCAAAGCAGGAGCTAAGCTTCCAGAAGTTGAGGAATGGCTGGCAGACGAGTTCGAGGAGCGTGTCAAAAATAGAGGCATGGTCATAAGGGGTTGGGCACCACAGCTCATGATCCTGCAGCACCAAGCCGTTGGAGGATTCATGacgcactgcgggtggaactcAACAATAGAGGGCATCTGTGCAGGTGTGCCCATGATCACATGGCCACACTTTGGGGAGCAGTTTTTGAATGAGAAGCTGCTGGTGGATGTGCTGAAAATCGGGATGGAGGTTGGAGTGAAAGGAGTTACACAGTGGGGAAGTGAAAACCAGGAGGTTATGGTTACAAGAGATGAGGTGCAGAAAGCTGTGAACACCCTGATGGATGAGGGGGCGGCTGCAGAAGAGATGAGGGTGAGAGCAAAAGACTGCGCCATTAAGGCAAGGAGGGCTTTCGATGAGGGAGGTTCTTCGAATGACAACATAAGGCTATTAATTCAAGAAATGGAAATCAAGACGAATGCATGTGGTTCAGTGGTTGATACAGATGGTAATAAGCTCTCTTTTTTGGTGTAA
- the LOC123077582 gene encoding UDP-glycosyltransferase 73C1: MTFAGSGDGESGSERAHFVLVPMMAQGHTIPMTDMARLLAEHGAQVSFITTPVNAARLEGFAADVKAAGLAVQLVELHFPAAEFGLPDGCENLDMIQSKNLFLNFMETCAALQEPLMAYLREQQRSPPSCIISDMMHWWTGDIARELGIPRLTFSGFCGFSSLVRYIIFHNNLLEHVTDDNELITIPGFPTLLELTKAKLPGTLCVPGMEQIREKMYEEELRCDGEITNSFKELETLYIESYEQIARKKVWTIGPMCLCHRNSNTTAARGNKAPMDEAQCLQWLDSRKPGSVIFVSFGSLACTTPQQIVELGLGLEASKKPFIWVIKAGPKFPEVEEWLADGFEERVKDRGMIIRGWAPQVMILWHQAIGGFVTHCGWNSTIEGICAGVPMITWPHFAEQFLNEKLVVDVLKLGVEVGVQGVTQWGSEQQEVMVTRDAVETAVNTLMGEGEATEELRMRAEDCAIKARRAFDEEGSSYNNVRLLIQEMENKTNACG; this comes from the exons ATGACCTTTGCAGGAAGCGGCGATGGGGAGAGCGGCTCCGAGAGGGCGCACTTCGTGCTGGTACCGATGATGGCTCAGGGCCATACCATCCCCATGACCGACATGGCACGCCTGCTGGCAGAGCATGGTGCGCAGGTCAGCTTCATCACCACGCCGGTAAACGCTGCTAGGTTGGAGGGCTTCGCCGCTGACGTGAAGGCGGCGGGCCTGGCGGTTCAGCTTGTGGAGCTCCACTTCCCGGCAGCGGAGTTTGGCCTACCGGACGGGTGTGAGAACCTCGACATGATCCAATCAAAGAATTTGTTCCTGAACTTCATGGAGACCTGTGCCGCGCTTCAGGAGCCGCTCATGGCATACCTCCGTGAGCAGCAGCGCTCGCCTCCTAGCTGCATCATATCTGACATGATGCACTGGTGGACCGGCGACATCGCAAGGGAGCTCGGCATCCCGAGGCTCACCTTCAGTGGCTTTTGTGGCTTCTCGTCCCTTGTCAG GTACATCATTTTTCACAATAATTTATTGGAGCATGTCACAGATGACAATGAGCTCATCACGATCCCGGGGTTCCCTACACTGCTAGAGTTGACGAAGGCTAAGTTGCCTGGAACCCTTTGTGTTCCGGGTATGGAGCAAATCCGTGAGAAGATGTATGAGGAGGAGCTGAGATGTGATGGTGAGATCACTAATAGCTTCAAAGAGCTCGAGACATTGTACATTGAATCTTATGAGCAGATAGCAAGGAAGAAGGTCTGGACGATCGGGCCAATGTGCCTCTGCCACCGAAACAGCAACACAACGGCCGCAAGAGGAAACAAGGCGCCAATGGATGAGGCACAGTGCTTGCAATGGCTTGATTCAAGGAAGCCAGGCTCAGTGATCTTTGTGAGTTTTGGAAGCCTTGCTTGCACTACACCACAACAAATTGTTGAGCTGGGACTGGGACTCGAAGCCTCCAAGAAACCGTTTATTTGGGTGATCAAAGCAGGACCTAAGTTTCCAGAAGTCGAGGAATGGCTCGCAGATGGGTTCGAGGAGCGTGTCAAAGACAGAGGCATGATCATAAGGGGCTGGGCGCCACAGGTGATGATCCTGTGGCACCAAGCCATTGGAGGATTTGTGACACACTGTGGGTGGAACTCAACAATAGAGGGCATCTGTGCAGGTGTGCCCATGATCACATGGCCACACTTTGCAGAGCAGTTTCTGAATGAGAAGCTGGTGGTGGATGTGCTGAAACTTGGGGTAGAGGTTGGAGTGCAAGGAGTTACACAGTGGGGAAGTGAACAACAAGAGGTTATGGTTACCAGAGATGCTGTGGAGACAGCAGTGAACACCCTGATGGGTGAAGGGGAGGCTACAGAGGAGTTGAGAATGAGAGCAGAAGACTGCGCCATTAAGGCAAGGAGGGCTTTCGACGAGGAAGGTTCTTCTTACAACAACGTAAGGCTGTTAATTCAAGAAATGGAAAACAAGACGAATGCATGTGGTTGA
- the LOC123077579 gene encoding chloride channel protein CLC-c-like, with product MAADEPAEPVEVERLMGVHITGAPKLPYHLILSICQEDGKRWGQMDGGQSPRPQQHHRMPEREGNNNYDVEGMDGAAEGDWWQNSSSNALLRYDDRGSACEPLMRKRTINTTSQIAIVGANICPIESLDYEVVENNLFKQDWRSRKKKQIFQYIVIKWTLVLLIGLLTGLVGFFNNLAVENIAGLKLLITSDLMLNQRYFTAFLVYGDSNLVLAAADAAICAYIAPATAGSGIPEVKAYLNGVDAYSILAPSTLFVKIFGSILGVSAGFVLGKEGPMVHTGACIANLLGQGGSCKYHLTCNWLRYFKNDRDRRDLITCGCAAGVAAAFRAPVGGVLFALEEAASWWRSALLWRAFFTTAVVAVVLRTLIEFCRSGKCGLFGQGGLIMFDLSSTVAIYSSPDLLAIILLGIIGGIFGGLFNFLLDKILRIYSIINERGAPSKILLAIIVSVVTSMCSYGLPWLASCTQCPKDAVEQCPTVGRSGNYKNFQCPPGYYNGMASLFFNTNDDATRNGCKFWYWEEYIDILIERNLVHVRALLASIEAVDETSALVAKARHETRYEEATSTSGLKKKGGCNIEPPPQINNECIEKALTQLKGAIMEVGYLLKCILVVVIFFGLALLVKM from the exons ATGGCCGCGGACGAGCCAGCGGAGCCAGTGGAG GTCGAACGGCTCATGGGAGTTCATATCACGGGAGCACCAAAGCTCCCATATCACCTGATACTCTCTAT TTGCCAAGAGGACGGCAAGAGGTGGGGACAAATGGACGGAGGCCAGTCGCCGCGGCCTCAGCAGCACCACCGCATGCCGGAGCGGGAGGGGAACAACAACTACGACGTTGAGGGCATGGACGGTGCAGCAGAAGGGGATTGGTGGCAGAACAGTTCTTCTAACGCGCTGCTTCGGTACGACGACCGCGGGAGTGCATGCGAGCCGCTCATGCGGAAGCGCACCATCAACACCACCTCCCAGATCGCCATTGTTGGTGCCAACATTTGCCCCATCGAGAGCCTCGACTATGA AGTTGTGGAGAACAACCTTTTCAAGCAAGATTGGCGGTCAAGAAAGAAGAAGCAGATATTTCAGTACATTGTTATAAAGTGGACTTTGGTGCTCCTAATCGGCCTGTTGACTGGACTTGTTGGCTTCTTCAATAACCTTGCAGTCGAAAACATTGCTGGATTAAAATTGCTAATCACAAGTGATCTTATGCTCAACCAAAG GTATTTCACTGCATTTTTGGTGTATGGAGATTCCAATCTAGTCTTGGCAGCAGCTGATGCAGCAATATGTGCTTACATTGCACCTGCAACTGCTGGATCTGGTATTCCTGAAGTTAAAGCATATCTTAATGGAGTTGATGCTTATTCTATACTGGCTCCTAGTACACTCTTTGTGAAG ATATTTGGTTCAATACTTGGAGTTTCAGCTGGGTTTGTACTTGGAAAGGAAGGTCCAATGGTACATACGGGGGCGTGCATTGCAAACTTACTTGGTCAGGGAGGGTCATGCAAGTACCATCTTACGTGCAATTGGCTGAGATATTTCAAGAACGACAGGGATAGGCGGGATTTGATTACGTGTGGGTGCGCAGCTGGAGTGGCCGCTGCCTTCCGCGCACCTGTTGGTGGCGTCCTGTTTGCTCTTGAAGAAGCTGCATCATG GTGGCGAAGTGCTCTTTTATGGAGAGCATTCTTTACAACTGCTGTTGTTGCTGTCGTGTTGAGGACTCTGATTGAGTTCTGTCGCAGTGGAAAGTGTGGTCTCTTTGGGCAAGGTGGATTAATTATGTTTGATCTAAGTTCAACTGTTGCAATCTATAGTAGTCCGGATCTACTTGCAATAATTCTCCTTGGAATAATTGGTGGTATATTCGGAGGCCTCTTCAACTTTCTCTTGGATAAAATTCTTCGTATTTATAGTATTATCAATGA GAGAGGTGCTCCATCCAAGATCCTCCTCGCTATAATAGTATCAGTTGTCACATCAATGTGCTCCTATGGCCTCCCTTGGCTTGCTTCGTGCACTCAATGCCCTAAAGATGCCGTGGAGCAATGTCCTACCGTTGGCCGCTCTGGCAATTATAAGAACTTCCAGTGCCCACCAGGGTATTACAATGGTATGGCATCACTTTTCTTCAATACAAACGATGATGCCACCAGG aatggatgcaagttttggtattgggaagagtacatcgatatattgatagagcgaaatttagtacatgttcgtgcacttttagctagcatagaggctgtagatgagacaagtgcacttgttgctaaggctagacacgagactaggtATGAGGAAGCAACATCGACTTCTGGGTTAAAGAAGAAAGGAGGGTGCAACATcgagcctcctccacagatcaacaatgagtgcatcgagaaggccctaacccaactcaagggagcaattatggaagttgggtatcttctaaaatgtattcttgtggttgttattttctttggccttgctttactagtcaaaatgtga